A stretch of Flavobacterium sp. N1994 DNA encodes these proteins:
- a CDS encoding c-type cytochrome has translation MKSLFKIAIVLGIVVSLSSCKDDKKPNYQYMPNMYESVAYETYSESGAFNSPTGLKGKEGQLPPSGSIKRGFVPYEIPNTTEGYNFSKTIVKSPLDSTAVDMKKAEELFGIYCAICHGTAGDGMGKLVKQQKFLGVPNYKDRQVTVGSIFHVETYGLNSMGSYANQLTQQERWMIAAYVLELKSKL, from the coding sequence ATGAAAAGTTTATTTAAAATAGCAATAGTATTAGGTATAGTAGTTTCTCTGTCCTCTTGTAAAGATGATAAGAAACCTAACTACCAATATATGCCAAACATGTATGAATCTGTAGCTTATGAAACGTATTCAGAATCTGGCGCTTTCAATTCTCCGACAGGATTAAAAGGTAAAGAAGGTCAACTTCCTCCAAGTGGATCAATCAAAAGAGGATTTGTTCCTTATGAAATCCCAAATACGACGGAAGGGTATAATTTTTCTAAAACAATTGTAAAATCACCTTTAGATTCTACAGCTGTTGATATGAAAAAGGCTGAAGAATTATTCGGTATATACTGTGCTATTTGTCACGGAACAGCTGGAGACGGAATGGGAAAATTAGTAAAACAACAAAAATTCCTTGGAGTTCCAAATTACAAAGACAGACAAGTTACAGTTGGAAGTATTTTCCATGTTGAAACATATGGTTTAAATTCAATGGGTTCTTATGCGAATCAATTGACTCAACAAGAGCGTTGGATGATTGCTGCTTATGTTCTTGAACTTAAAAGCAAATTATAA
- a CDS encoding DUF3341 domain-containing protein produces the protein MSSNKVIHAIYNDDDVLMDAVHKTRAAHHHIEEVFTPFPVHGLDKAMGIAPTRLAICAFIYGCIGLSVATTMMNYIMIQDWPQDIGGKPSFSYIQNMPAFVPVMFEMTVFFAAHLMVITFYMRSKLWPFKKAENPDLRTTDDHFLMEVAVKGDEAELVKFFEGTGAVEVKVIDKH, from the coding sequence ATGAGTAGTAATAAAGTTATACACGCTATATACAATGATGATGATGTATTAATGGATGCAGTTCACAAAACAAGAGCCGCTCATCATCACATTGAAGAAGTCTTTACACCTTTCCCAGTTCACGGTTTGGATAAAGCTATGGGAATTGCACCAACAAGGTTAGCCATTTGTGCTTTCATTTATGGATGTATTGGGTTGTCAGTGGCAACGACTATGATGAATTATATCATGATTCAAGACTGGCCACAAGATATTGGTGGTAAACCAAGTTTCAGTTATATTCAAAATATGCCAGCATTCGTTCCGGTTATGTTTGAGATGACTGTATTCTTTGCAGCACACTTAATGGTTATTACTTTTTATATGAGAAGTAAATTATGGCCATTTAAAAAAGCTGAAAATCCTGATTTGAGAACTACAGATGACCACTTTTTGATGGAAGTAGCTGTGAAAGGTGACGAAGCAGAATTGGTAAAATTCTTCGAAGGTACAGGTGCAGTAGAAGTTAAAGTAATTGATAAGCATTAA